In the Portunus trituberculatus isolate SZX2019 chromosome 21, ASM1759143v1, whole genome shotgun sequence genome, one interval contains:
- the LOC123507060 gene encoding exportin-7-like isoform X1, with the protein MELSLTKKDQQNSDDQNSHGQYSGDQNNDDPSTVARSKDEEVLVDAATQALKTGSADHCVMGVQLISQLIAEINEVSKPFAKKFLNKRSKTIQPFRDIRLFSIFQLSCTLLRTALGNVQTLSFADERVHALMTRVLQLAQRCLIFNSRETASDESGDEMVIVKIPTSWRPAFLDMSTVQLFFDLYAHLPATLSSMTLTCLVQLASVRRDIFSINEERVRFLSQLTNGVRNMLKNPQDLSHPSNYHQFCRLVLRLKRNYQIDELVSVEDYSDAIQLIAQFTKDFAHKWQSASKSICCLLSFWHNMVYCSHFMLSKRPHLLEIYTHEIVKVYISFYLESASVVQHEGLEDPLDDVSVIQPQLQMLLSIGRYEYSRTYELLVQVFGQTAQHYQQVITAHLNHEFQQHSMEDIAVLEGQLTWLVYMIISAIDRRSLSASSDDADAMDGDLVCRVLQLMNFTDPCLPGRGCKKWELALIALFQKLLRTYVSGQIHETSGFYGCLSQTLGINDESKILAVFMQKIIVNLKHWSHCEQLLHKTLRLMLDITVGHEQAMKLARLDAVQVMLNNHTSEQFPFLAIGEPVQVMRHRTSFYTCLGRLLILDLGEDEEKFIQFMIPITSALDNVKQLLAQADTPVFRAEEAKKELIGLARDLRGLAHGLDSPISCMMFFYWIYPTCTAIMIQSMEIWHHDPQVTTPVLKLFAEIIHRSSKLQFHASSSNGILLFQEASKILSTYGSGVLAQSDSIPKDQIYPMRLKGISICFSMLKLALYQDIWSGGRLRQFGGDMLATAFCTFANLLPCIPLSDLQVHRYLSLDYHSVLVIMTRDHLNFIVTLEPNVLLYILSSSSEGLSDTETCSSCCLILDHLFSYLYKCLHHETGEMDTMNLENDTLVKLVQEQPSILHQILTTTLEICMSEEFTFTELISQPLLPLILLNREYFGQLRKPIISRYTPERQAAVARWLDGLMEGIEPNLLSSNRCNCVLPAELERRHNYHSSCLHELQPLQEEIRSDLV; encoded by the exons GGATCAGCAGACCATTGTGTTATGGGTGTCCAGCTTATATCTCAACTGATTGCTGAAATTAACGAAGTCTCAAAACCTTTTGCAAAGAAATTCCTCAATAAAAGGAGTAAGACTATACAGCCATTCAGAGACATTCGCCTCTTCAGTATCTTCCAGCTGTCCTGCACACTTCTCAGAACAGCCCTTGGGAATGTGCAGACACTCAGTTTCGCTGATGAGAGAGTGCATGCATTGATGACTCGTGTGCTTCAGTTGG CACAGAGATGTCTTATATTTAACTCACGAGAGACAGCTTCAGATGAAAGTGGTGATGAGATGGTCATAGTAAAGATCCCCACCTCCTGGAGGCCTGCCTTCTTAGACATGTCAACTGTTCAGCTGTTCTTTGACTTGTATGCACATCTCCCTGCTACACTGTCCTCTATG ACTTTAACATGCTTGGTGCAGCTTGCCTCTGTGAGGCGAGATATTTTCAGTATTAATGAGGAACGGGTCAGGTTTCTCTCTCAGCTCACCAATGGAGTTAGGAATATGCTAAAGAATCCACAG GACCTGAGtcacccctcaaactaccaccaATTCTGCCGACTGGTGTTGCGGCTGAAAAGGAACTACCAGATTGATGAGCTGGTGTCAGTGGAGGACTACTCTGATGCCATCCAGCTAATTGCCCAGTTCACTAAGGACTTTGCTCACAAGTGGCAGTCTGCATCCAAGAGCATCTGCTGTCTACTGTCCTTCTGGCATAACATGGTGTACTGCTCCCACTTCATGCTG AGCAAAAGGCCCCACCTGCTAGAGATCTACACCCATGAAATAGTAAAGGTTTATATATCATTTTATCTAGAGAGTGCAAGTGTAGTGCAGCATGAAGGTTTGGAAGATCCTCTAGATGATGTCTCTGTTATTCAACCACAACTACAAATG CTTTTATCCATTGGACGATATGAATATAGCAGGACATATGAGCTGCTTGTACAAGTGTTTGGACAGACTGCACAGCACTACCAGCAAGTGATAACAGCACACTTGAACCATGAGTTTCAGCAACACTCCATGGAAGACATTGCAGTATTAGAAG GTCAGTTAACGTGGCTTGTGTACATGATTATCTCTGCGATTGACAGGCGATCACTTTCTGCCAGCAGTGATGATGCTGATGCCATGGATGGAGACCTGGTTTGCAG GGTGTTGCAGCTTATGAACTTCACAGACCCATGTCTACCTGGAAGAGGCTGTAAGAAGTGGGAGTTGGCCTTAATAGCCCTTTTTCAAAAACTTCTGAGAACATATGTTAGTGGTCAAATTCATGAAACTTCAGGATTCTATGGATGCCTTTCACAGACCTTAGGAATTAATGATGAATCAAAGATATTAGCAGTGTTTATGCAAAAAAT CATTGTGAACTTGAAGCACTGGAGTCACTGTGAGCAACTCCTACACAAGACCCTAAGACTTATGTTGGACATCACTGTGGGACATGAACAGGCAATGAAGCTTGCCAGACTTGATGCTGTGCAAGTTATGCTAAACAACCACACA AGTGAACAGTTTCCTTTCTTGGCCATTGGCGAGCCTGTGCAAGTGATGAGACACCGAACGTCCTTCTATACCTGTCTTGGACGGCTTCTCATACTGGATcttggagaagatgaagagaagttcATACAGTTCATGATCCCAATTACAA GTGCACTAGACAATGTGAAGCAACTGCTGGCACAGGCCGACACTCCTGTGTTTCGGGCTGAAGAGGCCAAGAAGGAGCTCATTGGGCTTGCTAGGGATCTGCGGGGACTGGCCCATGGACTTGATTCTCCCATCTCCTGTATGATGTTCTTTTACTGGAT TTATCCCACCTGCACAGCAATCATGATCCAAAGCATGGAGATCTGGCACCATGATCCTCAAGTCACCACACCAGTGCTGAAGCTCTTTGCTGAAATAATCCATAGATCTTCAAAGCTGCAGTTTCATGCATCCTCATCTAATGGAATCTTGCTGTTTCAGGAAGCCAGTAAAATCCTCAGTACTTATG GTTCTGGTGTTCTGGCCCAGAGTGATAGCATTCCAAAGGACCAAATCTATCCTATGAGGTTGAAAGGCATCAGCATCTGCTTCTCCATGCTCAAATTGGCATTGTATCAAGACATATGGTCTGGTGGGAGGCTGCGTCAATTTGGAGGTGACATGTTAGCCACAGCCTTTTGCACCTTTGCTAATTTGCTGCCTTGCATACCACTGTCAGATCTCCAG GTACATCGTTATCTGTCTCTTGACTACCACTCTGTCTTGGTAATTATGACAAGAGATCACCTGAACTTCATCGTTACCCTTGAGCCAAATGTGCTGCtttatattttatcttcttcatctgAAGGACTCTCTGACACAG AAACATGCAGTTCATGTTGTCTCATTCTGGACCATCTCTTCAGTTATCTTTACAAGTGTCTGCATCATGAAA CAGGTGAAATGGACACAATGAACTTAGAGAATGACACCTTAGTGAAGTTAGTGCAGGAGCAGCCATCCATCCTGCACCAGATATTGACCACCACCCTAGAAATATGCATGTCTGAGGAATTCACCTTCACTGAATTAATATCCCAACCCCTGCTGCCCCTCATCCTGCTAAATAGGGAG TATTTTGGGCAGCTGAGGAAACCAATCATCAGCCGATACACACCAGAAAGGCAGGCAGCGGTGGCACGGTGGCTTGATGGCCTCATGGAAGGCATTGAGCCCAACCTCCTTAGTTCCAACAGATGCAA ttgcgtCCTCCCCGCTGAGTTGGAAAGACGTCATAATTATCACTCTTCGTGTTTACATGAGTTGCAGCCCTTACAAGAGGAAATCAGAAGTGATTTGGTGTGA
- the LOC123507060 gene encoding exportin-7-like isoform X3, which yields MHAGNHQPSWPTIPQILSAKIDRNTEGREEGNLLLCNYIWGSADHCVMGVQLISQLIAEINEVSKPFAKKFLNKRSKTIQPFRDIRLFSIFQLSCTLLRTALGNVQTLSFADERVHALMTRVLQLAQRCLIFNSRETASDESGDEMVIVKIPTSWRPAFLDMSTVQLFFDLYAHLPATLSSMTLTCLVQLASVRRDIFSINEERVRFLSQLTNGVRNMLKNPQDLSHPSNYHQFCRLVLRLKRNYQIDELVSVEDYSDAIQLIAQFTKDFAHKWQSASKSICCLLSFWHNMVYCSHFMLSKRPHLLEIYTHEIVKVYISFYLESASVVQHEGLEDPLDDVSVIQPQLQMLLSIGRYEYSRTYELLVQVFGQTAQHYQQVITAHLNHEFQQHSMEDIAVLEGQLTWLVYMIISAIDRRSLSASSDDADAMDGDLVCRVLQLMNFTDPCLPGRGCKKWELALIALFQKLLRTYVSGQIHETSGFYGCLSQTLGINDESKILAVFMQKIIVNLKHWSHCEQLLHKTLRLMLDITVGHEQAMKLARLDAVQVMLNNHTSEQFPFLAIGEPVQVMRHRTSFYTCLGRLLILDLGEDEEKFIQFMIPITSALDNVKQLLAQADTPVFRAEEAKKELIGLARDLRGLAHGLDSPISCMMFFYWIYPTCTAIMIQSMEIWHHDPQVTTPVLKLFAEIIHRSSKLQFHASSSNGILLFQEASKILSTYGSGVLAQSDSIPKDQIYPMRLKGISICFSMLKLALYQDIWSGGRLRQFGGDMLATAFCTFANLLPCIPLSDLQVHRYLSLDYHSVLVIMTRDHLNFIVTLEPNVLLYILSSSSEGLSDTETCSSCCLILDHLFSYLYKCLHHETGEMDTMNLENDTLVKLVQEQPSILHQILTTTLEICMSEEFTFTELISQPLLPLILLNREYFGQLRKPIISRYTPERQAAVARWLDGLMEGIEPNLLSSNRCNCVLPAELERRHNYHSSCLHELQPLQEEIRSDLV from the exons GGATCAGCAGACCATTGTGTTATGGGTGTCCAGCTTATATCTCAACTGATTGCTGAAATTAACGAAGTCTCAAAACCTTTTGCAAAGAAATTCCTCAATAAAAGGAGTAAGACTATACAGCCATTCAGAGACATTCGCCTCTTCAGTATCTTCCAGCTGTCCTGCACACTTCTCAGAACAGCCCTTGGGAATGTGCAGACACTCAGTTTCGCTGATGAGAGAGTGCATGCATTGATGACTCGTGTGCTTCAGTTGG CACAGAGATGTCTTATATTTAACTCACGAGAGACAGCTTCAGATGAAAGTGGTGATGAGATGGTCATAGTAAAGATCCCCACCTCCTGGAGGCCTGCCTTCTTAGACATGTCAACTGTTCAGCTGTTCTTTGACTTGTATGCACATCTCCCTGCTACACTGTCCTCTATG ACTTTAACATGCTTGGTGCAGCTTGCCTCTGTGAGGCGAGATATTTTCAGTATTAATGAGGAACGGGTCAGGTTTCTCTCTCAGCTCACCAATGGAGTTAGGAATATGCTAAAGAATCCACAG GACCTGAGtcacccctcaaactaccaccaATTCTGCCGACTGGTGTTGCGGCTGAAAAGGAACTACCAGATTGATGAGCTGGTGTCAGTGGAGGACTACTCTGATGCCATCCAGCTAATTGCCCAGTTCACTAAGGACTTTGCTCACAAGTGGCAGTCTGCATCCAAGAGCATCTGCTGTCTACTGTCCTTCTGGCATAACATGGTGTACTGCTCCCACTTCATGCTG AGCAAAAGGCCCCACCTGCTAGAGATCTACACCCATGAAATAGTAAAGGTTTATATATCATTTTATCTAGAGAGTGCAAGTGTAGTGCAGCATGAAGGTTTGGAAGATCCTCTAGATGATGTCTCTGTTATTCAACCACAACTACAAATG CTTTTATCCATTGGACGATATGAATATAGCAGGACATATGAGCTGCTTGTACAAGTGTTTGGACAGACTGCACAGCACTACCAGCAAGTGATAACAGCACACTTGAACCATGAGTTTCAGCAACACTCCATGGAAGACATTGCAGTATTAGAAG GTCAGTTAACGTGGCTTGTGTACATGATTATCTCTGCGATTGACAGGCGATCACTTTCTGCCAGCAGTGATGATGCTGATGCCATGGATGGAGACCTGGTTTGCAG GGTGTTGCAGCTTATGAACTTCACAGACCCATGTCTACCTGGAAGAGGCTGTAAGAAGTGGGAGTTGGCCTTAATAGCCCTTTTTCAAAAACTTCTGAGAACATATGTTAGTGGTCAAATTCATGAAACTTCAGGATTCTATGGATGCCTTTCACAGACCTTAGGAATTAATGATGAATCAAAGATATTAGCAGTGTTTATGCAAAAAAT CATTGTGAACTTGAAGCACTGGAGTCACTGTGAGCAACTCCTACACAAGACCCTAAGACTTATGTTGGACATCACTGTGGGACATGAACAGGCAATGAAGCTTGCCAGACTTGATGCTGTGCAAGTTATGCTAAACAACCACACA AGTGAACAGTTTCCTTTCTTGGCCATTGGCGAGCCTGTGCAAGTGATGAGACACCGAACGTCCTTCTATACCTGTCTTGGACGGCTTCTCATACTGGATcttggagaagatgaagagaagttcATACAGTTCATGATCCCAATTACAA GTGCACTAGACAATGTGAAGCAACTGCTGGCACAGGCCGACACTCCTGTGTTTCGGGCTGAAGAGGCCAAGAAGGAGCTCATTGGGCTTGCTAGGGATCTGCGGGGACTGGCCCATGGACTTGATTCTCCCATCTCCTGTATGATGTTCTTTTACTGGAT TTATCCCACCTGCACAGCAATCATGATCCAAAGCATGGAGATCTGGCACCATGATCCTCAAGTCACCACACCAGTGCTGAAGCTCTTTGCTGAAATAATCCATAGATCTTCAAAGCTGCAGTTTCATGCATCCTCATCTAATGGAATCTTGCTGTTTCAGGAAGCCAGTAAAATCCTCAGTACTTATG GTTCTGGTGTTCTGGCCCAGAGTGATAGCATTCCAAAGGACCAAATCTATCCTATGAGGTTGAAAGGCATCAGCATCTGCTTCTCCATGCTCAAATTGGCATTGTATCAAGACATATGGTCTGGTGGGAGGCTGCGTCAATTTGGAGGTGACATGTTAGCCACAGCCTTTTGCACCTTTGCTAATTTGCTGCCTTGCATACCACTGTCAGATCTCCAG GTACATCGTTATCTGTCTCTTGACTACCACTCTGTCTTGGTAATTATGACAAGAGATCACCTGAACTTCATCGTTACCCTTGAGCCAAATGTGCTGCtttatattttatcttcttcatctgAAGGACTCTCTGACACAG AAACATGCAGTTCATGTTGTCTCATTCTGGACCATCTCTTCAGTTATCTTTACAAGTGTCTGCATCATGAAA CAGGTGAAATGGACACAATGAACTTAGAGAATGACACCTTAGTGAAGTTAGTGCAGGAGCAGCCATCCATCCTGCACCAGATATTGACCACCACCCTAGAAATATGCATGTCTGAGGAATTCACCTTCACTGAATTAATATCCCAACCCCTGCTGCCCCTCATCCTGCTAAATAGGGAG TATTTTGGGCAGCTGAGGAAACCAATCATCAGCCGATACACACCAGAAAGGCAGGCAGCGGTGGCACGGTGGCTTGATGGCCTCATGGAAGGCATTGAGCCCAACCTCCTTAGTTCCAACAGATGCAA ttgcgtCCTCCCCGCTGAGTTGGAAAGACGTCATAATTATCACTCTTCGTGTTTACATGAGTTGCAGCCCTTACAAGAGGAAATCAGAAGTGATTTGGTGTGA
- the LOC123507060 gene encoding exportin-7-like isoform X2 gives MELSLTKKDQQNSDDQNSHGQYSGDQNNDDPSTVARSKDEEVLVDAATQALKTGSADHCVMGVQLISQLIAEINEVSKPFAKKFLNKRSKTIQPFRDIRLFSIFQLSCTLLRTALGNVQTLSFADERVHALMTRVLQLAQRCLIFNSRETASDESGDEMVIVKIPTSWRPAFLDMSTVQLFFDLYAHLPATLSSMTLTCLVQLASVRRDIFSINEERVRFLSQLTNGVRNMLKNPQDLSHPSNYHQFCRLVLRLKRNYQIDELVSVEDYSDAIQLIAQFTKDFAHKWQSASKSICCLLSFWHNMVYCSHFMLSKRPHLLEIYTHEIVKVYISFYLESASVVQHEGLEDPLDDVSVIQPQLQMLLSIGRYEYSRTYELLVQVFGQTAQHYQQVITAHLNHEFQQHSMEDIAVLEGQLTWLVYMIISAIDRRSLSASSDDADAMDGDLVCRVLQLMNFTDPCLPGRGCKKWELALIALFQKLLRTYVSGQIHETSGFYGCLSQTLGINDESKILAVFMQKIIVNLKHWSHCEQLLHKTLRLMLDITVGHEQAMKLARLDAVQVMLNNHTSEQFPFLAIGEPVQVMRHRTSFYTCLGRLLILDLGEDEEKFIQFMIPITSALDNVKQLLAQADTPVFRAEEAKKELIGLARDLRGLAHGLDSPISCMMFFYWIYPTCTAIMIQSMEIWHHDPQVTTPVLKLFAEIIHRSSKLQFHASSSNGILLFQEASKILSTYGSGVLAQSDSIPKDQIYPMRLKGISICFSMLKLALYQDIWSGGRLRQFGGDMLATAFCTFANLLPCIPLSDLQVHRYLSLDYHSVLVIMTRDHLNFIVTLEPNVLLYILSSSSEGLSDTETCSSCCLILDHLFSYLYKCLHHESEMDTMNLENDTLVKLVQEQPSILHQILTTTLEICMSEEFTFTELISQPLLPLILLNREYFGQLRKPIISRYTPERQAAVARWLDGLMEGIEPNLLSSNRCNCVLPAELERRHNYHSSCLHELQPLQEEIRSDLV, from the exons GGATCAGCAGACCATTGTGTTATGGGTGTCCAGCTTATATCTCAACTGATTGCTGAAATTAACGAAGTCTCAAAACCTTTTGCAAAGAAATTCCTCAATAAAAGGAGTAAGACTATACAGCCATTCAGAGACATTCGCCTCTTCAGTATCTTCCAGCTGTCCTGCACACTTCTCAGAACAGCCCTTGGGAATGTGCAGACACTCAGTTTCGCTGATGAGAGAGTGCATGCATTGATGACTCGTGTGCTTCAGTTGG CACAGAGATGTCTTATATTTAACTCACGAGAGACAGCTTCAGATGAAAGTGGTGATGAGATGGTCATAGTAAAGATCCCCACCTCCTGGAGGCCTGCCTTCTTAGACATGTCAACTGTTCAGCTGTTCTTTGACTTGTATGCACATCTCCCTGCTACACTGTCCTCTATG ACTTTAACATGCTTGGTGCAGCTTGCCTCTGTGAGGCGAGATATTTTCAGTATTAATGAGGAACGGGTCAGGTTTCTCTCTCAGCTCACCAATGGAGTTAGGAATATGCTAAAGAATCCACAG GACCTGAGtcacccctcaaactaccaccaATTCTGCCGACTGGTGTTGCGGCTGAAAAGGAACTACCAGATTGATGAGCTGGTGTCAGTGGAGGACTACTCTGATGCCATCCAGCTAATTGCCCAGTTCACTAAGGACTTTGCTCACAAGTGGCAGTCTGCATCCAAGAGCATCTGCTGTCTACTGTCCTTCTGGCATAACATGGTGTACTGCTCCCACTTCATGCTG AGCAAAAGGCCCCACCTGCTAGAGATCTACACCCATGAAATAGTAAAGGTTTATATATCATTTTATCTAGAGAGTGCAAGTGTAGTGCAGCATGAAGGTTTGGAAGATCCTCTAGATGATGTCTCTGTTATTCAACCACAACTACAAATG CTTTTATCCATTGGACGATATGAATATAGCAGGACATATGAGCTGCTTGTACAAGTGTTTGGACAGACTGCACAGCACTACCAGCAAGTGATAACAGCACACTTGAACCATGAGTTTCAGCAACACTCCATGGAAGACATTGCAGTATTAGAAG GTCAGTTAACGTGGCTTGTGTACATGATTATCTCTGCGATTGACAGGCGATCACTTTCTGCCAGCAGTGATGATGCTGATGCCATGGATGGAGACCTGGTTTGCAG GGTGTTGCAGCTTATGAACTTCACAGACCCATGTCTACCTGGAAGAGGCTGTAAGAAGTGGGAGTTGGCCTTAATAGCCCTTTTTCAAAAACTTCTGAGAACATATGTTAGTGGTCAAATTCATGAAACTTCAGGATTCTATGGATGCCTTTCACAGACCTTAGGAATTAATGATGAATCAAAGATATTAGCAGTGTTTATGCAAAAAAT CATTGTGAACTTGAAGCACTGGAGTCACTGTGAGCAACTCCTACACAAGACCCTAAGACTTATGTTGGACATCACTGTGGGACATGAACAGGCAATGAAGCTTGCCAGACTTGATGCTGTGCAAGTTATGCTAAACAACCACACA AGTGAACAGTTTCCTTTCTTGGCCATTGGCGAGCCTGTGCAAGTGATGAGACACCGAACGTCCTTCTATACCTGTCTTGGACGGCTTCTCATACTGGATcttggagaagatgaagagaagttcATACAGTTCATGATCCCAATTACAA GTGCACTAGACAATGTGAAGCAACTGCTGGCACAGGCCGACACTCCTGTGTTTCGGGCTGAAGAGGCCAAGAAGGAGCTCATTGGGCTTGCTAGGGATCTGCGGGGACTGGCCCATGGACTTGATTCTCCCATCTCCTGTATGATGTTCTTTTACTGGAT TTATCCCACCTGCACAGCAATCATGATCCAAAGCATGGAGATCTGGCACCATGATCCTCAAGTCACCACACCAGTGCTGAAGCTCTTTGCTGAAATAATCCATAGATCTTCAAAGCTGCAGTTTCATGCATCCTCATCTAATGGAATCTTGCTGTTTCAGGAAGCCAGTAAAATCCTCAGTACTTATG GTTCTGGTGTTCTGGCCCAGAGTGATAGCATTCCAAAGGACCAAATCTATCCTATGAGGTTGAAAGGCATCAGCATCTGCTTCTCCATGCTCAAATTGGCATTGTATCAAGACATATGGTCTGGTGGGAGGCTGCGTCAATTTGGAGGTGACATGTTAGCCACAGCCTTTTGCACCTTTGCTAATTTGCTGCCTTGCATACCACTGTCAGATCTCCAG GTACATCGTTATCTGTCTCTTGACTACCACTCTGTCTTGGTAATTATGACAAGAGATCACCTGAACTTCATCGTTACCCTTGAGCCAAATGTGCTGCtttatattttatcttcttcatctgAAGGACTCTCTGACACAG AAACATGCAGTTCATGTTGTCTCATTCTGGACCATCTCTTCAGTTATCTTTACAAGTGTCTGCATCATGAAA GTGAAATGGACACAATGAACTTAGAGAATGACACCTTAGTGAAGTTAGTGCAGGAGCAGCCATCCATCCTGCACCAGATATTGACCACCACCCTAGAAATATGCATGTCTGAGGAATTCACCTTCACTGAATTAATATCCCAACCCCTGCTGCCCCTCATCCTGCTAAATAGGGAG TATTTTGGGCAGCTGAGGAAACCAATCATCAGCCGATACACACCAGAAAGGCAGGCAGCGGTGGCACGGTGGCTTGATGGCCTCATGGAAGGCATTGAGCCCAACCTCCTTAGTTCCAACAGATGCAA ttgcgtCCTCCCCGCTGAGTTGGAAAGACGTCATAATTATCACTCTTCGTGTTTACATGAGTTGCAGCCCTTACAAGAGGAAATCAGAAGTGATTTGGTGTGA